A stretch of DNA from Bactrocera neohumeralis isolate Rockhampton chromosome 6, APGP_CSIRO_Bneo_wtdbg2-racon-allhic-juicebox.fasta_v2, whole genome shotgun sequence:
GTACTCTAGAACTCTCTTGAATACGTTTTTGCGTAGTGTACGAAGTAAGTTCCTATTTCGTACTGTACTATTTCTGTTGACCAAAAGTCGGAAtaattttccttaatttcagaaaatttaatatcataTCTAGCAATATATCGATACAGACGTCAAATTATATACctactaatttttattaattaaatacatcATTCCAGACCATAAAAGCAGTCACAAACAACCGCCGTTTAGTGGAGTTGTTAGCCGCCCACGTGATCACTCACAATCGTCTCAAGGCCATCAACAAGCAATGGTTCCAGGCAGTTCGTCACGATCCGGTCTTCCATCATCCAGCGGACGATCTCTGAGCAGTATACCTGGTCAAAGTGTGCAACGACAGACTTTACAAGGTCATCAATTAGATGTGAACTATCATAAATCTCGTGATAAGAGTAACATTGTGGGTTCATATCCACATAATGCGTCATCGCAATCGCATGCTGGGCATAAGGTGTCGCAAAAACAAGACCCAAATCGAGTGATACAGAAGGAGCAGGCTGCTGGCAAAATGCCCGAACCTGGAAAAGGCGccagtagtagtagtagtagtagtagcagTAATAAACTATTCCCACCTACTTCCTCAATGGCGACCATGCCACAATATGGTAGCAACCCGTCACAGTTGCAAAGCAAATTGGATATGGGTCAAGATATGTCACGTAATATAATGCATGGTCAACGTTCTTATGGGGTTAACAATGGGTCTGGTAATGTGCCGATATTGGGTAGTTATCAGCCACCGCACGTACGGCAGAGTAGTAATAGCGCTAGTAACAATGGCAAACATGATTTATCGAAACCCGCATCCGTCCACCTTCAACAGCATGGTAAACAGCCAACTATTCCAACAGAATCAGTGTACAACGCTGGCACGCATGACGTTCAGCAAACAGCTGCACATGTACAATCACATCCGAATGCTGGTTATATGATTCCACGGCCGCCAGAGGGTTCACACAACGAAGAGGCCAATTCCACACAGTTACCGTCAGTGCATGCGATGCTGCAACAGCCAACGAACGCTAACCAAACAAAGACCTCTATGTTTAGCCCCGACTGgagtcaacaacagcaacagcaacaaacacagTTAATGTCTTCAAATACTTATGTTAATAATAACATGTCAACAGCCGCTGTGGGCGAtgcatataattataaaatgccATCTAGCAAGGAGGGAGGAGAGCGAGAGAAAAACGATCGCGATCGTATGGACGCTAATGCGACAGCACCTAAGAAAGACCGTAACCGCGGAGCACATCCTGGAATGGATATTACGAGTTCAATGCTTATGAGTGTACGACCAAATACTTCGCAGACACAGTTTCACCAACagttacaacagcaacaacaacaacaacaaccgtctTTAAAAATAAGCATGCCAAAGAAATCAGACTCGAGCATTATCGGTGAACTTACTGGTAGGATCCACTGTCATTTTTCTACAACATTTTTCTTAAGCTTTGGCGTAATTACTGCTTTTTTATAGAGTCTTGAATTGACTCGTTTTAATCgattaaatttttgtgttatGAAAGTCTGGGACATTCAGTTTTTCAAGTTAGACGACGTAGAGCAAAGATGTAGAAGttataactttttcaatttaaaattgtgtatgTCCTTTAGCTTCTATAGGTATTGATTTAGTAGTGCTTGAGGTTTGTCTAGAGCTAACATCTTTTCGTATATGAAACAAGaacaaacgttaactttggttgcactgaaattttaataccgttcacaaataaaatagttgcaGACAAAGGGTGCGAGTTGCCGTGAGAAACGAGAGTAACCCTTGAACAGCTTCGCTCTgtatactgtagcaggttaaagtCATACTTTTCCAGAATAGCCTCTGACATATGAAACATATGTCCAGCATCCAATGAGTCCCCTCATGACCCTAGTCGCCTGTTTGAatgccctgctaaccctacacatctgacagcCTTCTCCCTTTAGTCCGATCccatcgaaacagcacgtttcttgggcctaccgttggataaCGTCGATGACagcttatctaatccttaccatcctaaagGAATTAGGTACCcattataacaacaacagtaatttatgccaaatttcgtgaagatatcctgttatataaaaaagtttctatacAAGTTCTTGATTTGGCTTTGGTTTGGtatctatatgctatattgagcCGATAACGCCTGTTCCCGCAAATCAGCATCTTGGTGACAGAAgaatgtatgcaaaatttcagatcgagaTGTCAAAACTGAGGACTAGTTTGCTTAAATACAGATAAACAGGTCCACATGACTAattcgactcagctcgtcacgcttattatttatgtacatttttatagGGTTCCCGACATTTTAAACcattacattttcaaaatataaatcacAAGTCGAAAATTCCAATTTACAGGTATGAATGCCGGTATCAAACGTCCCAATGAAGGTGCCTACAAACAAGAGGaggaacaaaataaaattcggAAACTTGATACTCAACCTACATTGTCTTCGTATAATGAATCCAAAGCAGGAGATAGTAACAAACTGCATGTGGTAAATGGAATAGAAACTAATCCTGACATGGTGAGGAGTTTGTTAAAAGAAAGTCTTTGCCCTTCCAATGCTCTCTTGAAAACGGAACAATTGGGAGCACTTAGTCTGCAACCACCAGCTGAACTTTTCGAACCATCCGTACTAACCTCGGCTCCGGATGTAACCGTTGCATCGGCTGAGACGTCGCTAAAATCGACAAGCCAAAGTAGTGGAACTGAGCCATCATCTATGGAAATCAATGATGCTGGCAGTAATAAagcagaaaagaaaaagaaaaaagacaaGCATAAACATAAAGAGAAGGATAAGTCGAAAGATCGCGAAGAGcgtaaaaagcataaaaaagatAAAGACAAGCACAAGGAACGTGATCGGAGCGAATCAGAAAGTGCCGGACATGTAAAGATTAAAATATCGAAAGATAAAATTGAAGGAACTGCCGaatgtttaaaaatcaaaataccaaAAGAACGTATAATAAGTGATGTGAACAACAGTACGAGCAGTGCTAACAATAGCTCCACAGATAGCGGTAGCAATATGCATCCGGCACCAGCGTTAAAGATTAAAATCAGCAaagataaattggaaaactATGCGACAGACTCCTCGACACACACAACTTTACAACAAGCGCAGGCGCTGACACAAACGGCAGCTGGCTTCTATTCGTCCTTCGTAACACCCAATAATGCAACGACAACCACGTCACATAGTAGTAGTGGTGGTAGCAGTAGTAGTGGGAAAAAGAAAGACCGGGATCGTGACAAGGATCGCGAGCGAGAGAAAGACAAAAAACGGGCTAGCAATGAGGGCATTAAATCGAATGGAAGTGGTTCATTCCATTCGGCAATGATGTTACAAGGCGGTACAGGGGGTTCACTGCTTTCACATCCGCCACCAACAGCTGTCGTGACGCCGAAAAGCCAAAACGTCAACAAGGTAAGCACCGTATAATTGTAATCGAAATTAATTAATGGGTATTGAAGGTCATTAACACATTTGCTACTACTATACTACACAAATACCATTTATCATACACAATTCATGGACACTCACGTCTTTCTATTGATATTATGTACAAAAAGTGTcttcacaattaaaaatttgcgTTTTTGCTATACTCTTCCTTTGAGGTTAAGCATGAAAGTACTAAGTACAACATCTTAAtaaaatgcacatacatatgtacatacatacaaatataagaCAAGTGGGCTAATTTATTTCAACACAAACATAAACTAACTTAACCATTTAGAAGTTGATTGTAACTGGTCTACAATACTAAAAAAGCCATGTTTTCCCACATTGAACAGCATCACAGTACTAACATAGGGCTTCAGTATGTGTGGGGTCAAGTATGTGTTCCTAATTTATTCTAACCTTCACTGTTTCAACGAAGAAACCAAAACCGGTCACTTAAAAGAGCAAATAGGAAATATCATTGCTTCATGCAAAGCAAATGGTGTAGGAATTATATTATTAAGtatgtattacatatatgtattagcCTGTGTTCTAAAATACACAATGAAACGAACTAATCCCTGTGGTAATGGTGATTTTATGAGCGCCTTTCAGGCGTGTTATACCAAAAAATGTAAGGCATTAGCTTGAAACCATTTGAAATGATTTTACAGATGCAACTCTTATCGAATAATATGAATCAGCTCTTCGGAGAGTcgaatgatgatgatgatgatgactaTGATGATAATCAAAGtgttaatcaaaaaaattataaggatTATCATAAAAACAGAGTTAATAACACGGACTCCTCGTTCGCATACGCATCCACATCCAACAACTCTGCGGGTTCTGTACGTAAAAACACCGATTACGGGCAAAAATATTCGCAATCACATCATATGCAACGATGATAAATGCAATCATCACGTAAAATTGGTAATAACACAACGATATCACACAAATAAGGAAAGCATACACGTTTCAGTTTAGTTAAAAACTCCTTTTCTAGCAAaggcttaaaaaatttatctgATAGGCGTCACAAATTATGAATCTTCAGCAAATGAAAGGTTTGATACAAAAACAAGGatacacataatttttttttttttttttgataagttgcgatttataattttttaaaatcgttTTAGCTGACTGCCATGCTAAGgcacaaaaaagaagaaagcaaGCCTGATTTAGAACTTTCGTTCTAGCAATGCCTTAAGTGTCATGctattttacatattatatgtatattaaactggcctacaaaaaatttgtttggtttggtgcagctctgtgCGCATCAGCAGTCGGTATAGTAGGTAGGATGAACCACGTTCCCGCTACTAGATGTCAGCTGACAGCTCTAGTTTACCTACAATTCTCATTTTAATTTCCCCGTATACTATGTATGCAAGCACTTGCCAGCCAGCGCATCGcgcatcactcatacgccctggcaTACACTAAATAATGTAAGCTTGTATGGTACTGTCCTGCATGAGGTCAGCCGTTTCAAATATTGGCTTCTGGCAATTTATGTGAATAAACCAattacactggcctacaaaaaaaaatttatggtttggtgcagctctgtgcgcatcagtagtcggtatcccgctactagatgtttttttcttttttcttatgaacaagagctgatatggaaaatgtgacttgttttctcgtatcaactcacaaaatacatccaaaatcaggtataaaatcTTAGGCACCAAAATGAGTGTAGGCCAGTTATATAAATACAATGAAATCTCCCATGAACGACACTGCCGGCACaagctgtagttgttgttgtttgggcCGCAGCATCCTGTCGAGTTGACAGTCGTTGGCCGGTTAAAAATCCGACTTCGTTttggttacgtagacccgatcGTCGTGGTAGCGAGACAAGCCTTTCTGTCcggttaatagagttgtccgcttaatagaatgtccttaataaacatcaaaaaatgtttGGTCCAGTCAATGTGCTTGGTCGATGGATATGCCCGCTTAATATAGTGTTCGTTGCAGAGCTTTTAATGTGTAAGCTTTTTAAATTGCCcatttaaaaa
This window harbors:
- the LOC126762992 gene encoding cyclin-T isoform X2, which produces MSSGGASAGPGPSDKDKDSHWYFSAEQLSNSPSRRQGIDPDAELSYRQMTAYLIQEMGQRLQVSQLCINTAIVYMHRFYAFHSFTHFHRNNIAAASLFLAAKVEEQPRKLEHVIKAANKCLGQSTSSTADAYYIEQAQELVFNENVLLQTLGFDVAIDHPHTHVVKTCHLVKACKDLAQTSYFLASNSLHLTSMCLQYKPTVVACFCIYLACKWSRWEIPQSTEGKHWFHYVDKTVTMDLLKQLTEEFIAIYEKSPSRLKSKLNSIKALAQNASNRVINKEKKGAAEEWKMGDMMKMYAHDGSVGSNSSNSNQPYATTSLSGDSTQQSSALLPPPPPQPQLSRKGDLHSSQHRSHHNSTSHHSKINFPPTDVLDHKSSHKQPPFSGVVSRPRDHSQSSQGHQQAMVPGSSSRSGLPSSSGRSLSSIPGQSVQRQTLQGHQLDVNYHKSRDKSNIVGSYPHNASSQSHAGHKVSQKQDPNRVIQKEQAAGKMPEPGKGASSSSSSSSSNKLFPPTSSMATMPQYGSNPSQLQSKLDMGQDMSRNIMHGQRSYGVNNGSGNVPILGSYQPPHVRQSSNSASNNGKHDLSKPASVHLQQHGKQPTIPTESVYNAGTHDVQQTAAHVQSHPNAGYMIPRPPEGSHNEEANSTQLPSVHAMLQQPTNANQTKTSMFSPDWSQQQQQQQTQLMSSNTYVNNNMSTAAVGDAYNYKMPSSKEGGEREKNDRDRMDANATAPKKDRNRGAHPGMDITSSMLMSVRPNTSQTQFHQQLQQQQQQQQPSLKISMPKKSDSSIIGELTGMNAGIKRPNEGAYKQEEEQNKIRKLDTQPTLSSYNESKAGDSNKLHVVNGIETNPDMVRSLLKESLCPSNALLKTEQLGALSLQPPAELFEPSVLTSAPDVTVASAETSLKSTSQSSGTEPSSMEINDAGSNKAEKKKKKDKHKHKEKDKSKDREERKKHKKDKDKHKERDRSESESAGHVKIKISKDKIEGTAECLKIKIPKERIISDVNNSTSSANNSSTDSGSNMHPAPALKIKISKDKLENYATDSSTHTTLQQAQALTQTAAGFYSSFVTPNNATTTTSHSSSGGSSSSGKKKDRDRDKDREREKDKKRASNEGIKSNGSGSFHSAMMLQGGTGGSLLSHPPPTAVVTPKSQNVNKF
- the LOC126762992 gene encoding cyclin-T isoform X1, coding for MSSGGASAGPGPSDKDKDSHWYFSAEQLSNSPSRRQGIDPDAELSYRQMTAYLIQEMGQRLQVSQLCINTAIVYMHRFYAFHSFTHFHRNNIAAASLFLAAKVEEQPRKLEHVIKAANKCLGQSTSSTADAYYIEQAQELVFNENVLLQTLGFDVAIDHPHTHVVKTCHLVKACKDLAQTSYFLASNSLHLTSMCLQYKPTVVACFCIYLACKWSRWEIPQSTEGKHWFHYVDKTVTMDLLKQLTEEFIAIYEKSPSRLKSKLNSIKALAQNASNRVINKEKKGAAEEWKMGDMMKMYAHDGSVGSNSSNSNQPYATTSLSGDSTQQSSALLPPPPPQPQLSRKGDLHSSQHRSHHNSTSHHSKINFPPTDVLDHKSSHKQPPFSGVVSRPRDHSQSSQGHQQAMVPGSSSRSGLPSSSGRSLSSIPGQSVQRQTLQGHQLDVNYHKSRDKSNIVGSYPHNASSQSHAGHKVSQKQDPNRVIQKEQAAGKMPEPGKGASSSSSSSSSNKLFPPTSSMATMPQYGSNPSQLQSKLDMGQDMSRNIMHGQRSYGVNNGSGNVPILGSYQPPHVRQSSNSASNNGKHDLSKPASVHLQQHGKQPTIPTESVYNAGTHDVQQTAAHVQSHPNAGYMIPRPPEGSHNEEANSTQLPSVHAMLQQPTNANQTKTSMFSPDWSQQQQQQQTQLMSSNTYVNNNMSTAAVGDAYNYKMPSSKEGGEREKNDRDRMDANATAPKKDRNRGAHPGMDITSSMLMSVRPNTSQTQFHQQLQQQQQQQQPSLKISMPKKSDSSIIGELTGMNAGIKRPNEGAYKQEEEQNKIRKLDTQPTLSSYNESKAGDSNKLHVVNGIETNPDMVRSLLKESLCPSNALLKTEQLGALSLQPPAELFEPSVLTSAPDVTVASAETSLKSTSQSSGTEPSSMEINDAGSNKAEKKKKKDKHKHKEKDKSKDREERKKHKKDKDKHKERDRSESESAGHVKIKISKDKIEGTAECLKIKIPKERIISDVNNSTSSANNSSTDSGSNMHPAPALKIKISKDKLENYATDSSTHTTLQQAQALTQTAAGFYSSFVTPNNATTTTSHSSSGGSSSSGKKKDRDRDKDREREKDKKRASNEGIKSNGSGSFHSAMMLQGGTGGSLLSHPPPTAVVTPKSQNVNKMQLLSNNMNQLFGESNDDDDDDYDDNQSVNQKNYKDYHKNRVNNTDSSFAYASTSNNSAGSVRKNTDYGQKYSQSHHMQR